In one window of Gossypium arboreum isolate Shixiya-1 chromosome 4, ASM2569848v2, whole genome shotgun sequence DNA:
- the LOC128291777 gene encoding senescence-specific cysteine protease SAG39-like, with the protein MSRSSSHLVCLFIFYFITNSSSTMASKNQLHHHFTCLALLIFILGVCEATSRAAVEDSSMYERHQQWMVQFGRVYKDNNDRQKRFLIFKQNVARIDAFNAANNKPYKLGVNLFADLTNQEFTASRNGFKGHMCSNTATTFKYENATGLPSTVDWRKKGAVTPIKDQGQCGCCWAFSAVAAMEGVTKLTTGKLISLSEQELVDCDTKGEDQGCEGGLMDDAFQFIEKNKGLTTESIYPYTGVDGTCNTNEEANHAAKINGFEDVPANSEDALQKAVANQPVSVAIDAGGFDFQFYSGGVFTGSCGTDLDHGVTAVGYGEDGGTKYWLVKNSWGSSWGEEGYIRMQRDVDAKEGLCGIAMQASYPTA; encoded by the exons ATGTCTAGGAGTTCATCACATTTGGTGTGCCTCTTCATTTTCTATTTCATCACAAACTCTTCTTCCACCATGGCTTCCAAAAACCAGCTGCATCATCATTTCACTTGTTTGGCCTTACTAATCTTCATATTGGGTGTATGTGAAGCCACATCCCGCGCTGCTGTTGAAGATTCATCCATGTACGAGAGGCATCAACAATGGATGGTCCAGTTTGGACGAGTTTACAAGGACAACAACGACAGGCAAAAGCGTTTCCTGATTTTCAAACAAAATGTGGCACGGATCGACGCTTTCAATGCTGCCAACAACAAACCGTACAAGCTCGGTGTGAACCTATTTGCAGATCTAACCAACCAAGAGTTCACTGCTTCTCGAAATGGGTTCAAGGGCCATATGTGTTCCAACACGGCTACCACTTTCAAATACGAGAACGCCACCGGATTGCCTTCTACCGtggattggagaaagaaaggAGCTGTTACACCTATCAAGGACCAAGGCCAATGCG GATGCTGTTGGGCGTTCTCGGCCGTGGCAGCCATGGAAGGTGTTACTAAGCTGACAACAGGAAAGTTAATTTCCTTGTCCGAGCAGGAACTGGTGGACTGTGACACCAAGGGTGAGGATCAAGGCTGCGAAGGTGGTCTAATGGACGATGCATTCCAATTCATCGAGAAGAACAAAGGCCTAACAACCGAATCCATTTACCCCTACACGGGAGTTGATGGCACATGCAATACCAACGAAGAAGCCAACCATGCGGCTAAGATAAATGGGTTTGAAGATGTGCCTGCCAATAGTGAAGATGCATTGCAGAAGGCCGTTGCTAACCAACCTGTTTCTGTTGCCATCGATGCCGGGGGGTTCGACTTCCAGTTCTACTCGGGTGGTGTGTTTACGGGAAGTTGTGGCACCGATCTGGACCACGGAGTGACGGCTGTTGGATATGGAGAGGATGGTGGGACTAAGTATTGGTTGGTGAAGAACTCTTGGGGCAGTAGCTGGGGTGAAGAAGGCTACATTAGGATGCAAAGAGATGTGGATGCGAAGGAAGGCCTTTGTGGCATTGCAATGCAAGCATCCTACCCTACTGCATAG